The Vigna angularis cultivar LongXiaoDou No.4 chromosome 9, ASM1680809v1, whole genome shotgun sequence DNA window ttaaattctttcgAGTGTGAGTTAGGGATCACAATCAACACTCTTCACACTTTTCCTCTAAAGCTCGTAACTCTGTATCCTAGCCATGCATGGGTGTACTTGCCAAAGGTACTTCACGCTCAAGTCTGTACTACGACCGTTCAATTAgcatatatttataagtttcgaGATGAACTTATGATTAATATAGTTGTAATGATGGTCTTATACTTGATAAACATACTTTACATGTAAACTTGATTACGAATGACACTGAATGGATTGATGGGAGTCCTAATGTGTTTGTCCTAGGTCAATCGATCAATAGCTCACCAAGTGACAATACAGTACAAAAATTATACACAATTTTAgtaaaaacaaatgttttttaaaagtattttatattatattagtgaaAACACATGTATCATGTTGTATGTTCactcttttataataataaaaataatcaaattataattataaaatttaatataaatcatttttacaatttgattatatagttttatttattttgtagataatttttgtttatttttttaaaaaaaaaatataaacttaacaaaaatcACTTCATAAAATTGGAGAAAATGTAGACACCAGATGAAGGAACCCTCCTTATACTACTATAGAATTTACTATATTTGATTAGAATTTATTATGTTCATAGtctaatatatcaaattttcctaTCAGATTATATCATGTTTATCAAACAATCCTTAATATTATCACTCAAACACATGGTGATTGGTATATCAATAACTTTGTCTTacataaatgattttttctaaacaaaagaaaaaagttaccATAATAGTTATCACTATTAAAAGACAACTATGAAAATGTTTTAGTAGAATAAAGACAAGATAATGTAAAAATTGTTTCCAAGGAAACTATAGTTATAAGAATTCATATCGTCTTTATTACTTCTGGAACCGGAACTGAATTCGCCTTTTCGTTAAGttactaaaatgaaaataattgttgacataaccatttttataaaataaacggttgggaaaaggaaaagaaaaaaattgtactgtacacaaaaaatatttacagataTTGTATGCatttttatatactaatataGATAATAATAGTAGAATTTGAATCATAAACCTTCCTTacccttaaaattaaaaagcaaCTTTTATAAGAGTTATAGCCATTTATATAAGAGTTATATATATCATTACTGAAATCAATTTTACAGGGTATGGTGGGTACGTTGAGGTGAATCTATTTCAATGTTTATTCAAACTCAAATACATATCCAGGATCAAAGTGCTAGAAAATGAAAGTATgagtttgaatatatatatagaaataaaaaaaaaataaataatatagtttgGAATGGTAGGCgttattaatttgttatttaaatttgactTAAATTCTATTGTTGCTGAGTTTTTTGGATGCACTGAAAAACAAAACTTAAGGGAAATTTAAAGCACGTTAGCACTCACCTGGTAGCAGTAGCTTGGCCTTTGCTAGGTTGAAACTTCCACTTATATTTTGCAAAGGACTGTCCAATGGCTTTTCTGTACTTTCTTGTGAAGGCCTGCTCCTATAAGAATATTCTGCTTTGTCACTGCCATATTTACTAGAAGATGAAGTTGTAGCTTTTGTTGATTTGCTCCCTTTTCTTGTCGAGCGTGTACTGCTTTTGCGCCTATTAGAACCTTGTGCTTTGTCACTGCCATATTTACTAGAACATGGAGCTTTAGCTTTTGGTGATTTGCTTCCTTTTCTTTCCGAGCGTGTACTACTTTTGCTCCGCGATCTACTGTtaggaagaaaaatcagaaGGAGAATATCAGATAGGAGGTTACGAGACTTGGTCTAGGAGGAAAAATCTGTGGGACTTGGCCCTGGAAATGAATCAGTGACTGTTGCAGTCATCTCTGTTTTGAGGATCTTTTAGAATTGATAATGGAAGGTTGGAATGTTTCCAATAGTAGCAATTAAATTCTATTCAGTCATTTACTGTTTGACTTTTCTTCATTAGAAATATACCACCAGTACAGTTTCACTTCAGagtgtttgttaaaatttatttactgCATAACATGTACTTGAACGGTTGAGATGAATATTcaacacttttaaaataaaatcaaaatcttAGAGATTGCTCCAAATATATGGAGAAACTAGAGTGAACTTAGCTAACGTGTTGAGTATGTGTTGAATAATACTAAGTAGCTAAATATAACATGAAAATTCAATATACCTTGTCCCGGATGATCTGGTTGTTGACTTTATCCGGCTGTCGATGACGGCACGATAAGACCTAATTCTTCTCCACAGTAAACAGAGATAGAGGTTATGTTAGGTCAATTGCTTTGGTAAACTAAAATGTGATGTGAAGTTGCGCAAGTACCATGCTGCATCATGCATGGATTAGGTTAACAACTTCTTTTAGATTGTCTTAATTGTTCACAAAGGAATACAGTAATTAAAAATAGGtgtgttattatatatatatatatatatatatatatatatatatatatatatatatatatatatatatatatatatatatatatatatatgtatgtatgtatataataCTCACATTTGTAAATAATCGATAAATTTGTAAAGCAACAAACTTATAAAAAGAATGAAGTTTTAACAGCTGAATCAATTAATTTTGTGTAATAACATAATCGGAATAATATCTAAGTTTAccaataactttttaataagtaataaagtaattattaacGTTATATCAGTTCTACTCatcaaattcaatttcatttccATGCCATATGTAAATTTGTCCGAAAAGTTATACTTTGGAATTTTTGTCGAAAAACAAGTCAAGTATTTTCGTGTAGCTCTTCACTAGTTAAatttatgatgttttttttaaaaaaaaacaaacaaaatttagatTACGACGATCCAAGTCAAGACTGAACATAAGTCGAGAGATTGAGACGTTGACGAGAGAAGATAGAAATGAGGAAATTGAAACAATACCCTTCTCGGCTGTGACTTCTTCGACTTCTATTTTGTGATGAACTGCGCCTACTCTGCAATGGCCGTTCAGTGCTTCTTCTGCGTCGCAATGAATTGTGTCTCTCTCGTGAGCTGCTATATGTACCACGAGATCGCCCACGTTCCCGTGAGACGCGCCTTTGTTTTCAACAATTGTAAAATGAAATCAAAGTCTATATAAACTACCTCAAAATATTGCTTATACCTTAATTTTCATGAATCTCCGCGAGATTAAAaggaatattaaaatatgagaaAGGAACAGAAAGATGCACACATGATGCAGTCAAACACGTACAGAAGTATACCTGGAACTGCCGTTAGACATGTTTGTTGTTTGATGGTATTGGTTTAACAACTTGAAAAGAGATTATCAGCTTCTCCCACTAAGTTGTTCTGGTACAAGTGGCAATGGCAAATATATAGGCTTCATAAGGTACTCTATGAAAGTGTGAATGAATACTCAGAATATAGCTGAAAAATGCACACAATCCCTTTCCGGGTACGTTCATGTGAACCATTGTCGTTCCGAGCAATTTCCATTGTAATTGTATTATAGAAAGAAACCAAAGGAGCGGTTTCGTTTTCTGacttttcatatattatatatagtgGTTAGCAGGTCAAATTTGTTCAGCTATAATTGTTCATTTTCTGTAGAAATAAGTGGCAAATGAAACAAACATGGGAGAGATTTCGACACCGTTACTCTTCTTTCAGGTACATTTTAACTGGTCAGTGTACCTCCGATTTGTTGGGTTTGGAATAAACTGAAATGAATTGGCCGTGGAGTCTTATTTTGAATAAACTTTAACGGAACCCACATGTTTTTTTCAATGGACAGCACACAACTTTGCATCATTGAAAACGAATTAAACTAGAAAAGATTCTGTCTGCAAGTGAAATAATGCACAGAAGGCAACCACTCCACCATCAATGTTTGGATTTTGTGCCTTGCTTCAATAATAAATTGAGCCACGGttgtgaagaaaaagagagtgaGTAGACGAGCACCTGAAGGAGCAATTGTTGGCACACGGCGAAGAAGAAAGAGTCcagggtgaaaaaaaaaatatagagagAGGGGCTGCGTTTGCTTCTAATTGTGTGATATTGTAAGAGTGTGTTCTGAGTGAAAATATTTTACACTATTTGTGAGTTTGATTGTTGTGTGAGTACATTTcaagaaaaatgattattttcaataataaaaatattttctataccAACATCACTAATTAATGAATCAACTGCTGAAGCCTTATAGGTAGTTAATGAATTAACTATTATAATCTCATAGTTAGTTAATGTATTAGtagttaataaattaactaTTATATTCTTGTAGGTAGTTAAAGTTGTCGTTTTTAGTCATTTTGGTCTATTTTGAGTACAACAGTAAGAAATACGTGAGTTCATAACTTATATTGTTGATTGCATGAATGAAACAATAACAAGAGGTGAGTCAAGCTTTTTTGCAAAAAGAGGTTTGATGTCTACAAAATAGTATCAAGAGTTAGTTAGTTTGAGTGTTTATAGCTAATGTTAGTGAGGTCTAcaatagaattaattaattaggaTTTGTGATTACCCAATTGGTTTGATTACCTTCTGTGTTAGAACTGAATAGAATGAGAGTTTGTACTATCTTGGTTTAGAACTGAATAGAATGAGAGTTTGTACTATCTTGGTTTTTTCTTTTCGTTGAATCCAATGCAACAGGTGGTGGATCTGTGTTGGTGATCAAAATCATGAAATAAATTCTAGCCAAAAGAAGACTGGACATCGGTACAAATCCTACGATTGTTTAGGAATGAGATATTAGTCTCTTAAATCcctttattattctttatagATAACAATGGATCGAAGttggataaattttatatgCACAACAAATGAATATGAGAGTGTAGAACAATTTCTTGAATTTGCAATGAATGTTCCAAACAATAAGATAAAAGGACTAGTACACTTAAGGGAAATAACACTGGTTATTTTGGCTCATAGGCAACGGTTCCTAAACAGAAACATATACAGGCAAGGCAAAAAGTctacccctttttgcctcggttgtgaaCGGAGGTAGTATTGTGGACTCTACTCCCTccactagtgcagtcaagggaaatgacagcggttattttcgcttataGGCACTGAttctgcaaccgaggcatatacaggcgaggtaaaaagggataagctttttgcctcggttttAAACCGAGTCAAAAAGAGGTAGGTTTTCGCCTCGATTccttctgaaccgaggcaatatcttagactctactgcctcggttgggaccttaaccgaggtagtagagtattttttattttatttttttaacgttCGGTTTCGCCAGCTTTTCCACCTCTCGCGAGACCGATCGGTTGTGACTTGCGTCCACGGTCTAGGTTGCTTTTTCGCTTGCACTGTCAAGAAGCTTGATAACAAGTGCCCACCAATCTTCAACACTTCATTCTCACATTGGACCACCACCCAACAATCGTGCCACCTTTACTGGACCACCACAAGCACCATGCAAAGTCTTCTCCAACTGGCGCAACCATCAATAACCCTCATGGACTAGAACAGCGCGAACGGATCCTCAAAAAGAAATTCCCTAAACTCAAAACTCTAAGTTTTTCAATCTGAACTTTAACCCTAATATCGCAACAATATCGGGCTCAACAAGAACAGCAGCACCAATGGCTGATGAAGAACGGTCCCAACCACGACAGTGGTCCACCTGGCAGTGGCGATGATGGTAGTGGTGTAGTCTAGAGAGCAATGCAAGCAACCTAAAAAGAAATGGAGGTGGATGCTTCGTTCACGAAATACAGGCAGCGAGATGGAAGCATTGGCGAAGGCAACAACAGCGACACCAATGACGCGACAACAACGGAGGTTGCAGCAATGAACGCCGGTGGCGATGAACCACGACAACGGAGCAAAAAAAGGTACAAGGTCACAAGAACAACGAGATATGAGTGAGTCCTCGCAAGGGAGGAGCGAAGGAGGCGGTCCGACAACGGCCACGGAGGCGGGGCGAGAACGACAAGGGAGGCGCAACGAACGCGGAGGGGAAGGTGCGAGCAGTGGGCAGTGCTGGAGAATAGTGTTTGcttagaggaagaagaaatatCGTGTGAAGAAAACTATTCGAGAAAGTGGAGGTGTAGTACCATAAATGCTCTACTACTTCGGTCGTTCGGTCAATCGATGCGTAATAGTTTTAGTAAgtgacattttaaaaaataatttaaacctaTACGCCTCAGTTAGGCGCTCAACCGAAGTC harbors:
- the LOC108347265 gene encoding uncharacterized protein LOC108347265 isoform X2, whose protein sequence is MSNGSSRRVSRERGRSRGTYSSSRERHNSLRRRRSTERPLQSRRSSSQNRSRRSHSREGIRSYRAVIDSRIKSTTRSSGTRSRSKSSTRSERKGSKSPKAKAPCSSKYGSDKAQGSNRRKSSTRSTRKGSKSTKATTSSSSKYGSDKAEYSYRSRPSQESTEKPLDSPLQNISGSFNLAKAKLLLPDEQTLEENEIETKSLSLSAAEELWKTPKVGEIYNEIGADVKNIEKRLKFLSQKFQSLSITEANEIADAAYLLRLLRKPNHEIEMAGKMAHKGALLILQAEMLSNKGKELLEQSKNKLKLTML
- the LOC108347265 gene encoding uncharacterized protein LOC108347265 isoform X1 → MSNGSSRRVSRERGRSRGTYSSSRERHNSLRRRRSTERPLQSRRSSSQNRSRRSHSREGIRSYRAVIDSRIKSTTRSSGTSRSRSKSSTRSERKGSKSPKAKAPCSSKYGSDKAQGSNRRKSSTRSTRKGSKSTKATTSSSSKYGSDKAEYSYRSRPSQESTEKPLDSPLQNISGSFNLAKAKLLLPDEQTLEENEIETKSLSLSAAEELWKTPKVGEIYNEIGADVKNIEKRLKFLSQKFQSLSITEANEIADAAYLLRLLRKPNHEIEMAGKMAHKGALLILQAEMLSNKGKELLEQSKNKLKLTML